The following are encoded together in the Malaya genurostris strain Urasoe2022 chromosome 3, Malgen_1.1, whole genome shotgun sequence genome:
- the LOC131436273 gene encoding 26S proteasome non-ATPase regulatory subunit 4, producing the protein MVLESTMLCFDNSDYQRNGDYFPTRLNAQKDGVNLVCLSKVRSNPENNVGLLTLSNTTEVLATLTSDVGRILSKLHLVNPGGDINLLTGLRIAHLVLKHRQGKNHKMRIVVFVGSPVSNDEGDLSKLAKKLKKEKVNVDIVSFGDHQKNNDVFTSFINVLNGKDGTGSHLVCVPRGSVLSEALISSPIIQGEDGTGGAGLGGAGFEFGVDPNEDPELALALRVSMEEQRQRQEEEQRRVQASSGAEVTTQEGTSSGGPTLVSQPNTEEALLERALALSTDDAMPDFANMTEEEQIAFAMQMSMQDAQQDTPISQPAKRQKKEETPMEVDEDINEVITDPEFLQSVLENLPGVDPHSEAIRDAVGSLNKDKKHSDKEGEDKK; encoded by the exons atgGTTTTGGAAAGTACAATGTTGTGCTTCGATAACAGCGATTATCAACGAAATGGCGATTATTTTCCTACACGGTTAAATGCTCAGAAGGATGGAGTAAACTTGGTATGTCTTTCAAAGGTTCGCTCCAATCCCGAAAACAATGTAGGATTATTGACGCTGTCCAATACGACCGAAGTACTTGCCACGCTCACCAGTGATGTAGGTCGTATTTTATCGAAGTTGCACCTAGTAAATCCGGGAGGAGACATTAATCTCCTAACGGGACTAAGAATCGCCCATCTAGTTCTCAAACATCGTCAGG GAAAGAATCACAAGATGCGTATAGTAGTTTTTGTGGGATCTCCCGTTAGTAATGACGAGGGTGATCTGAGTAAGTTGGCGAAGAaattgaaaaaggaaaaagtgAACGTAGACATCGTGAGCTTTGGAGATCACCAGAAAAATAATGATGTATTCACATCTTTTATTAACGTGCTGAATGGAAAGGACGGAACAGGGTCCCATTTGGTGTGCGTTCCACGTGGTTCGGTTCTTTCAGAAGCTCTAATTTCATCGCCAATCATTCAGGGAGAAGATGGAACTGGTGGGGCCGGTTTAGGAGGTGCCGGATTCGAGTTTGGTGTTGATCCAAATGAAGATCCAGAATTGGCATTGGCTTTGCGTGTGTCGATGGAAGAGCAACGCCAACGTCAAGAGGAAGAGCAACGTCGTGTCCAGGCAAGTAGTGGAGCGGAAGTTACGACTCAAGAGGGAACATCGTCTGGTGGACCAACCTTGGTCAGTCAACCGAATACAGAAGAGGCATTATTAGAACGAGCTCTTGCTCTTTCGACCGACGATGCAATGCCGGATTTTGCGAACATGACTGAAGAAGAACAAATTGCCTTTGCCATGCAGATGTCAATGCAAGACGCTCAACAGGACACACCTATTTCGCAACCGGCCAAACGTCAAAAGAAAGAGGAAACACCAATGGAAGTAGATGAAGACATTAATGAAGTCATTACCGATCCTGAGTTTTTGCAGAGTGTACTGGAGAACTTACCGGGTGTAGACCCACATTCAGAGGCAATTCGTGATGCTGTTGGTTCGCTCAACAAAGACAAGAAGCATTCTGATAAAGAAGGAGAAGATAAAAAGTAA
- the LOC131436272 gene encoding microspherule protein 1, whose amino-acid sequence MDFNSSIRNESNLDYSNNSSLDFSSDQKRRSSSRSIKRKRFDDEIVEYSLGLQQPQLKGIGRPRTISQTLPFGAPNTVPSVTTQTIPPVSVSPTIVEHTLSAPIPQTPLTTVVTPPLMPLSQPAAPNPATSLLQQLNSNASVNEKKKILKNSRKSKKKGGSQTLATKDLGRWKPVDDLALITGILQTNDLRMVHRGTKFSCKFTIQEMQARWYSLLYEEPISRIAVAAMRNLHPEIVEAAQSKALYTVVEEELLGTIKSNDNPTLETFQELLDKNATVFYQARTAKALFAHWQLMKQYSLLPDQSVQSLPKSDNILSFSDAEDLINDADLTEQRDDSLEIELALADRKSKKEVRSLENELSRWNVLVDSLTGIGFSPDFDNQTLAVLRGRLVRFLMRSREIIFGRSTKDAVVDVDFSLEGPACKVSRKQGTIKLRSNGDFFITNEGKRPLYIDGNPLMYGNKTRLNNNCVIEISNLRFIFLINYDLINAIRHESAKMNIPLN is encoded by the exons ATGGATTTTAATTCCAGTATAAGAAATGAAAGTAACCTAGATTATTCTAACAACTCAAGTCTGGATTTCAGCAGCGATCAAAAACGCAGAAG TTCATCCCGATCGATCAAACGAAAACGTTTTGATGATGAAATTGTAGAATACAGTTTAGGATTACAGCAACCACAACTTAAAGGAATCGGTCGTCCTCGAACAATATCACAGACGCTTCCTTTCGGAGCTCCAAATACCGTACCTTCTGTTACTACCCAAACCATTCCTCCAGTATCTGTATCTCCTACGATAGTAGAGCATACACTATCAGCACCGATTCCTCAAACCCCATTAACAACCGTAGTCACTCCACCGTTGATGCCGCTCTCACAGCCAGCAGCGCCAAATCCGGCTACAAGCTTACTTCAACAACTAAATTCCAATGCTTCAGttaatgaaaagaagaagatttTGAAAAATAGTAGAAAAAGCAAAAAGAAAGGCGGTAGCCAGACTCTTGCAACTAAGGACTTAGGACGATGGAAGCCCGTTGACGATTTGGCATTGATAACTGGCATTTTACAAACCAATGATTTACGTATGGTACACCGCGGTACAAAATTTTCCTGCAAGTTTACTATTCAGGAGATGCAAGCAAGATGGTATTCACTTTTATACGAGGAGCCTATTTCGAGAATTGCAGTAGCAGCGATGAGGAACTTGCACCCGGAAATTGTGGAAGCCGCTCAAAGTAAAGCACTCTATACTGTGGTCGAAGAGGAGTTACTCGGCACTATTAAGTCAAACGATAATCCAACTTTAGAAACATTTCAAGAGTTGTTGGACAAAAATGCTACCGTCTTCTATCAAGCACGAACAGCCAAAGCTCTTTTCGCTCATTGGCAGCTAATGAAACAGTACTCACTGCTACCCGATCAATCAGTACAATCTCTTCCAAAAAGTGATAATATACTTTCATTTTCCGATGCCGAAGATTTGATCAATGATGCAGATTTAACAGAACAACGAGACGACAGTTTGGAAATTGAACTGGCACTGGCTGATcgcaaaagtaagaaagaagtcCGTAGTTTGGAGAATGAGCTCTCTCGCTGGAATGTGCTTGTTGATTCTCTGACTGGTATAGGATTCTCTCCTGATTTTGATAATCAAACCTTGGCAGTACTCCGTGGAAGATTGGTCCGGTTCTTGATGCGTTCTCGTGAAATCATTTTTGGTCGGTCTACGAAAGATGCtgttgttgatgttgatttCTCGCTGGAGGGTCCAGCATGTAAGGTTTCTCGAAAGCAAGGAACCATAAAGCTTCGCAGTAACGGAGACTTTTTCATTACCAATGAAGGTAAAAGGCCACTCTACATAGATGGGAATCCACTCATGTACGGAAATAAAACCAGATTAAACAATAATTGCGTTATAGAG ataTCTAACTTGCGATTTATCTTCTTGATCAACTATGATCTGATTAATGCTATTCGTCATGAGAGTGCCAAAATGAACATACCTTTAAATTAA
- the LOC131439225 gene encoding probable trafficking protein particle complex subunit 13 homolog, which yields MGDPTEHLLALKVMRLTRPTLVSSQIITAEAKDLPQNTFDKVLKSNATTVHGSETLAAGQFMLLPQSFGNIYLGETFSSYVCVHNCRAHPVSNVSVKADLQSNNTRISLPIHVDQQGPLTLHPDETLDDVIHHEVKEIGTHILVCEVSYLSAAGLETSFRKFFKFQVVKPLDVKTKFYNAETDEVYLEAQIQNITVGPICLEKVELESSEQYTVVSLNNLPSGESVFSQRTMLQPQNSCQFLYCIKPVPEIMNDPKALKAANNIGKLDIVWRSNLGERGRLQTSQLQRSPIEYGDLRLTVIEANSTVKISEGFDFKCRVTNTSERSMDLVMNLNTKAKMGCGYTGQTEIALGTLEPGKFTDFNLTVSPVRLGLITISSLQLTDVFMKRKYEFDDFVQVFVVDEDYEENDFQLDKYVRYSIPQPV from the exons ATGGGAGACCCCACTGAACATCTACTGGCGTTGAAAG TTATGCGACTTACACGACCAACATTGGTAAGCTCACAGATTATCACCGCGGAAGCAAAAGATTTGCCACAAAACACATTCGACAAAGTCCTAAAAAGCAATGCTACGACCGTTCATGGTAGTGAAACACTAGCTGCTGGTCAGTTTATGCTGCTTCCTCAAAGTTTTGGTAACATATATTTGGGAGAAACTTTTTCCAGTTACGTGTGCGTCCATAATTGCCGGGCTCATCCCGTGAGTAATGTCTCGGTCAAGGCGGACTTGCAGTCCAACAATACTCGGATAAGTTTACCCATCCATGTAGACCAGCAAGGGCCGCTAACTTTACACCCCGATGAAACGCTAGATGATGTGATACATCACGAGGTGAAGGAAATCGGTACCCATAT ATTAGTTTGTGAGGTATCCTATCTGTCGGCGGCAGGACTAGAAACATCAttccgaaaatttttcaaattccaAGTGGTGAAGCCGTTAGATGTTAAAACCAAATTCTACAATGCTGAAACCGACGAAGTGTATTTGGAGGCACAGATTCAAAACATTACGGTAGGGCCAATTTGCTTGGAGAAGGTCGAGCTGGAAAGTTCCGAACAGTATACTGTTGTTTCATTAAATAATCTACCGTCCGGAGAATCTGTGTTTtcgcaaagaacaatgctacaaCCACAGAATAGCTGTCAATTTTTGTACTGCATAAAACCTGTACCGGAAATTATGAACGATCCGAAAGCATTGAAAGCAGCCAATAATATCGGAAAACTTGATATAGTATGGCGGTCAAATTTGGGAGAACGTGGTCGTCTACAGACGAGCCAACTTCAACGTAGT CCCATTGAATATGGTGACCTTAGATTAACAGTGATTGAAGCCAACAGCACTGTTAAAATCAGCGAAGGGTTTGATTTCAAATGTCGGGTAACAAACACTAGTGAGCGATCGATGGATTTGGTTATGAACCTGAACACGAAAGCCAAAATGGGTTGTGGTTATACGGGGCAAACTGAAATCGCTTTAGGGACATTGGAACCAGGAAAGTTTACCGATTTCAACCTTACCGTTTCGCCAGTGCGATTAGGATTAATCACGATTAGCAGTCTGCAGTTGACCGATGTTTTCATGAAGCGAAAATATGAGTTTGATGATTTTGTTCAAGTATTTGTGGTAGACGAAGATTATGAAGAGAACGATTTTCAACTAGACAAATATGTTCGATATAGTATCCCTCAGCCAGTTTAG